The Alkalibacter rhizosphaerae genomic sequence GAATGGCTACTTGCCTTGCGATGTTTTGTCCAAGACCTGCGCCGAGAACATTGCCGATGATCACCTCATCTACCATGTTTTTATCCACATTTGCTCGTTTTAGTGCTTCGTGTGCAGCCGCCACACCCAGATCCAAAGCGGATACCGTCGAAAGACTTCCGCCGAAACTGCCGATGGGGGTTCGAGCTGCACTTGCTATGACTACTTTTATCATTTGTCTCTCCACCTTATCTGTTGTCCTTTGTTACACGGATCAAGTACTTGATGAGTCGTTCTCGAGAAGCGGCAATGTCTTCCTTGCTCCACTCCTGGAAACCTTTTCCGGTTTTGAAACCCAAATCTCCTGCTTCGACTTTGGCAACCAGCAGGGGAGAAGGTTCCGTGCTGCTTTCGATGTGCTGTAAAATATAATTGTGAATGGACAGGGTCAGATCGGTTCCGACCATGTCGGCGTTTTCCATGGGAGACAGTACGGGCAAACGCATGCCGAAACTGTACTTAATGGCCTCATCTACTGCTGCAGCGTCGGCGATCCCGTGTTCCACGATGGAAATGGCCTCCCGCCACAAGGCATGTTGCAGGCGATTTGCCAAAAAACCAGGAACGTCTTTTGCTACTTTTACAGGTTTTTTCCCCATATCCGTAAAAAAATCGAACAGGGTGTCTACAACTTCTTCGTCGGTAAATTCTGTTCGAACGATTTCCACCAAGGGAATCAAATAAGGCGGATTCCAAAAGTGGGTGCCGACGATGCGATTCTTGTTCTTTGCCTTGGAGGCGATTTGGGTGATGCTCATGACCGATGTGTTGGAAGCCAGGATGGTGTCCGGTTTGCAGATCTCATCCAGTTGGGCAAATAGATGTTGCTTCATGGCCATGTCTTCCGGTATGCATTCGATGATCAGATCTGCTTCTTGCACAACGGTTTCCATATCGTCGTATACCGTGATCCGGTTTAGTACATTATCCATCTCATTGGGGTCAAAAGCACCTTCTTCCGCCATGATCTCCAAGTTTCTACGAATGATCGGAAAGGAGTCGGAGTTGTCCGGGTTTCTTAATACGCGAACGGGGATTCCTTTCGTTGCCAGTGCCTGTGCGATGCCGGCACCCATGAGGCCGAAGCCGAAGATGGATACCTGTTGAATTTTCTTGCGCAAATCAAAGCCCCTTTCTGGTATCAACCTGCAGTGCAACCGCCATCAACGTAGAGAATTTGTCCGGTGATGAAATCGGAAGCGCTGGATCCTAAAAATACGGCAGCTCCGACCATGTCCTGAACGAGAGCGGCTCGACCCATGGGAATGCGGTCCATAAATATTTTTTTCAGTTTCTCGTCTTCCAGAACTTCTTGTGTCAAAGGAGTCCAAAATATGGTTGGTGCGATGGAATTGACGTTGATGTTGTATTTTGCCCACTCGGTTGCCAGCTGCTTGGTCAACAAGTTTACAGCACCCTTGCTGGTTCCGTAAGCAGCGTAGCCGCCAGGGTGGCCGGCGAAGGCACGTACGGAAGAGACAGTGATGATTTTACCGTACCCTTGTTCCTTCATGACGGCCCCAACGATTTTGCAGGGTATAAAAGTTCCCGTCACATTGATGTCGATAACTTGACGGAAATCATCTACAGGGAAATCTTCCGCAGGATGTCGTTTGGCAATGCCGGCAACAGTGACAAGGATATCAATTTTTCCAAAAACTTCTTTCACTTTTTGGACCATTTCGATCACCTGGTCTTCTTTGGTCACATCACAAACGATGGCCATGGCTTTCTTGCCCAATGCCTCCACTTCTGCTACGGTTTTATCCAGGGTCTCTTTAGTTCTTCCGGTTACGACAACATCGCATCCGTGCAGTGCCAAACCTGTTGCTACACCTTCGCCCAAAGATCCTGCGCCACCGGTCACGATGGCCAGTTTGCCTTCCAGGCTGAACATGTTTTTCAGTTGTTCGTTGTTCATTATTTCCACAATGCATTCCCCTTTCGGTCTAGTAATTGACGACGACCAGCATGGTTGCCGGCATGTTCGTTTTGTTCAGGATGGATCTCCCTTCAAACGGTTCAATGAAGATGGAATCGTATTTCTTGAGAACGACCACCTGATCCTTGAATTGAACGGTCACTTCTCCTTCTAGAACTACATATACTTTTTCTGTCGGGGAGTCTTCATAAGCGTATTCTGCTCCGCCGCCAGGTAAAAAATGAGTCAATCCCATCCAAAACTTTTGTGTTCCGGTTTCTTCCAGTCCGTGCAGCTTTAACGTAGAACAATCAAAGTGCAAGGGGGCCTGATACGGTTTTACATCTTGGAATTCGATTTTTTTCAACGTTTTCACCTCCTCTCGTTTTATAATAAGTCCATGGTTTTTAAATCGTCTGAAATGATAAGGTTTGCCTCTGTGTCCTTTAGAATATCTTCGATGTCAAGACCTGGTGCCAGTTCTTTTAAAACCATTCCGTTTGAGGTCACTTCGATGACCGCCTTCTCCGTAACGACCAGATTTACTTCACCGACAGCCGTAAGAGGGAGTCGGCATTTTTTTAAGATTTTCGGAGACCCTTTAGCGGAATGGACCATTCCGATGATCACTCGTTTTGCACCGCTGACAAGATCCATGGCACCACCCATTCCAGGGACCATTTTACCCGGGATCATGTAATTGGCCAGATTTCCTTCTTCATCTACTTCCAAAGCACCAAGCACGGTAGCATCTACATGCCCGCCCCGAATGATACCGAAAGACATGGCACTGTCAAAATATGCTCCTCCCAAATTGATGGTGGCGCACTGGCCTCCGGCATTGACAACATCGGGATCTTCACAACCTGGCAAAGGGGCCTCGCTCAATCCTACAAAGCCGTTTTCCGATTGAAGGATCACATGCACGCCTTCCGGTAAATAGTTGGCTACCATGGTCGGCAAACCGATTCCCAAGTTGACGATATCTCCATCTTTCAATTCCTGTGCAATTCTTTTTGCGATGATTTCTTTTGCTTCCAAGCTCATGATCTTTCTCCCTCAACGATGTAGTCCACCAAAATTCCAGGTGTCATGACGTGATTGGGATCCAATGCACCGATTTCTACCAGTTTTTGGGCCCCAACGATCACAGTATCCGCAGCCATGGCCATCAGCGGATTAAAATTTCTTGTCGATGCGTTGTAAAAAGTATTTCCCATTTTGTCCACGATGGAACCTCGGATCAAAGCAACATCCGCTCGCAGTGGAAGTTCCAACAAGTAATCTTTTCCATTGGCATGGATGACTTGTTTTCCCTTTTCCACGAGGGTACCCAACCCTGTAGGCGTCAATACGCCGCCAAGACCGTATCCGCCGCAACGTATGCGTTCGGCCAATGTTCCTTGGGGGATCAGCTCCACTTCCAGTTCGCCGGTATTCATAAGCCGGCCCGTCTCCGGATTGGTGCCTATGTGGGATGCAATCACTTTCCGAAGCCGCTTTTCAACGACCAGTCGACCCAGGCCTTTATCCACAAAACCCGTATCGTTGCAGATCACCGTCAAATCACGGATCCCTTTGTCCAGAATGGCATCAATGAATATTTCCGGAGTACCAACGGCCATAAAACCTCCCAGCATCAATGTCATACCATTATGGATCTTTTCCATTGCTTGTTCCATTGTCAATTGTTTGTTCATACTTTCCCACCTTCACTATATCTTCCTGACACCTTATAGTATTGCAAGTATCGTGCCAATAATGATTTTCGCAAGAAAAGAACTCTGAAATCATGCTGTTTGTTGGGTTTCCGCTTTTTTGAAGAGATTTAAAAAAAGATAAAGGAAAGCGCATGATTCAATATTGAATCATGCGCTTTCCAAATTCTTTGAGAATCAGTCGAGTAGTGCGAACTATCCGGTGATGCATAATCGGATCACGACGATACGTTAATGCATCACCATGATTCGATTCCCAGTGCTTTTGCTTTTCGAACCACGGTAGGTTGGGAAATTCCCAGATCTTTGGCGGTCTTGTGGGTGCTGCCTGTTCGTTTTAAGGAAGATTCGATTAGATTTCTTTCGAAAGCCGCCAGGGCTTCTTTATAAGGCAGATCTTCGATTTTTTCAAGATGGTCTTTCAACGAATTTATTCCAAGAACAGCGGCGACTTTTTTTTCGGAGATCCTTGTATCATTTTCCATGATGATCAAGCGTTCCAAAACGTTCATCAATTGTCGAACATTTCCTGGCCAATCATAGTTTTCGATGAGTTGGAGTGCACCACTTTCCAACTCGGTTTCTTTGCTGTAGCGTTTGTTGAATTCTTCCAGGAAATGATAGGCCAAAATGGTGATGTCTTCTCTTCGTTCTCTCAAAGGTGGAATACTGATCGGGATTACATTGAGGCGATAATACAAATCCTCTCGAAACGTTCCTGCAGCTATTTGTTCCGCAAGGTCTTTGTTGGTAGCTGCAACGATGCGAGCATCCAGTTTGATGGGTTTGGTACCGCCCACTCGCACAAATTCCTTTTCCTGCAACACCCGCAACAGTTTTGACTGGAGGATCATGGGCATTTCTCCGATTTCGTCCAGCAAAATGGTGCCTTGATGTGCCGTCTCGAACAATCCCAGTTTTTCTTTATTGCTGGCGCCGGTGAAGGCTCCTTTTTCATAACCGAACAATTCGGATTCCAACAGTGTTTCCGGGATCGCTGCGCAATTGACTTTTACATAAGGTTTTTCGCTTCTGGTGCTGAATCGGACGATTTCTTCCGCGACCACTTCTTTTCCACATCCGGTCTCACCGGTTATTAAAACCGTCGCATCGGTGATTGCCACATTTTCGATTTGTTTTCGAATGCTCTCGATAACAAAGCTGCTGCCGATCAGGTTGCTTTGCTTACCTCTCATCAAGTTGATTTGACTTTGGTACATCTTGTTTTCCGTCTCCGCCAGTTCCAATCGGTCTCTCAATTCCAACAGTTCTGTCATATCTCGCATGACGGTAAGAACTTGAACGACATCCCCTTCTTCGTCAAAGAATGGATTTCCTGTGATCAGTACTTTTTTGCCGTTGGTCATGATGGTGGACAAGGCGGATATTTTCTTCTTTTCCTGCATGACGATCATGGAAACGGCATTGCTGAAATATCGGAGGTTGATAAGATCCTGGACGTGGCGGCCAACAACGTCCGTATCTTTCAATCCGGTAATTTTTGTATAACCCTTGTTGATGGCTACCATGATCCCGTCTTTGTCTACGATACAGATCCCATCAGAAACGGCATTGCCGATGGCAAAAGCATCGATTTCTCGTTGTTGGTAACGTTTCAGGGTATGTTCCAAGTTTTCCTTTTCCTTCTTCAGATCCAAAAAAGCATGTAGAAATTTGTCGATCAGCTGATCACTGCTCTCTATTGCCAAAAGATTTAATATATCTTCATGGGTCTTTGAACTCAATGAAACCGTATGGGGATCGGACACGGGTAAACCTCCTTCGGAGTCAAATGCTTTTATCGACTCATTTGACAGTGTGGGATCTTGTATAGAATTCTATACCAAAATATTTTTTGTGAATATTGCCTGGTCAGTTCTTTGAGTTTGTTTTGTTGGAGAATTTCTTCAGGAAATCGTCTTTCATTTCCATCAGTGTCTCCATTTCATTGATCAGCAGGTTGTCCTTGCGATGGCCTGTTTCCATGAAGAACATGGACAATCCTCCCGGGCCTACGTGGGTCCCCACCGCCACGCCCATCTGCATGATGTAAATATCACCTTCAAAGGATGTCTCTTCCAAAAGTTTGGTTTTTAGATTGTCTGCATAACTCTTGTCCGTCGTGTACCCGATGATGATGAAATCCGTCAAAGCGTCGTCATTTCGTCGATTGAATTCCTTGACATAGTGGGACAGGACTTTTTTGCGTCCTCTTTCTTTTGCCACAATGGAGCCTTTGCCGTCTTTCATGGTCATGATGGGTTTCAATTTCAGCATTTTGCCGATCACGGCACTGGCACCGGAGAGTCTCCCGCTGCGGATCAGGTGATCCAGGTCATCAACGGTGAGAAAATGTTTCACATTGGTTTTGTAGGTCTCATTGAAGTCGATCAGTTCCTGGAAGGTCGCTCCCTTTTCCCGTAAGCGTGCACTCTTGACGATGAGCCACCCGCTTCCATGACTCATGGATTTGGAATCCACCACATGGATCCTGATTGGAGAGTCGGGGAATTCTTCGAAGAAATAATCCTTAGCCAGAGCAGCCGATTGGTAGGATCCACTGGTGCCGCTGGACATGCAGATGCACAAGATCTCCGTATAACCTTTGTCCACCGCCTCTTTCATCATGTCTACAAAAGTTGCAGGACTTGGCATGCCGGTGGTGGGAGGGTCCTTCAGATTTTCCATCCTGCTGTAAAATTCATCGGCAGAGATGTCGATCCGGTCTCGATAGGTATTCCCGTCCATGGTCACGGTCAGTGGGGCAATGCTGATGTCGTATTGCTGAAGAATATCTTCGCTAAGGTCGCAGGTCGAATCTGCCATTATTTTTATCATTTTATTCTCCGATCTTCATCTTGGATGGGAAATATGGTCAATAAGCTTAGACTATGGTAATCGCCCTGGATTGTCAACACGAAAGGATGTTTTTTGTGAAAGTCTTTACCAGCTTCTTTTTCACTTGACCAAGATTTTTTCGCAAGGCCATACTGCGTCGGTTTTCATACGCTAGAAAGCAGATCCTTGCCAGGTCCATCTCTTCTGCTGCAGGAATATCCAGCATCTCTTCGAAACGTCGGATGTCGTGAAGTCCTCCGGCCATATTCTGATAGGATGCCAGCAATGGCAAAATGAGGTCTGAATTCTTGACGATGACGTTGTCCATTGACTGAAGCATATATCGGATCCGCTTGGCTTGGATCCGGCTTTTGTGGATCCCATCGTCATCGGTCAAATCCAGGTTTTTGTGATGAGAGATCCATTCGCCCATCATTTGTCGGAGTCGTTTTCCATAGAATTTTTTTGTTCTTGTGTCGGATGCCGATTTCTTGAAGGGCTTTTGTTCCATCAAAAACACCCAGTTTTCTACGTGCAAATGCCAATTTTCCTTGGGATCATCCGTATCCGGTGAAGAAGTTTCTTCCTGGTGAATACGGGTAAAGTGTTCGATCCATTGTTCCAGCGCAAACAAAACCTCGTTTTGGGTATCCGGATCCAACGTTTTCACATGTTGATTGTAATCAGTCAAGGCGGAAAGGAGTACGGCGCTTTCCCGGGCATTTTCAAAAGACTTCAAGGCATCACTCAGCAGCTTCTGGCCTTTTTGGTAGGTTTTCTTTCGAATCAACGGCTTGTAGAAATACATCAAGGATTTTAGTTTTCTCAGAACGATGCGGATGTCGTGAACCGTTTTTTCTTTCAATTCCACGTCGTCCATACTGCCGATCCAGGAGGAAACATCGGCTGTCACCCTTTTCATGTTGTCTTTGATCCGCTTTTCAGATAAAACAAGCTTCAATTCCATTCCCATCACTCCGGTTTTCTTTTTGGTGTTTCTTGTCTGTTTTGTACCCAGAATCCAATAAGTGGAACAGAAACTTTTTGTTTATATGAAAGAACAGCCGCCCAAATGGGCGGCTGCATTTTTTAAAGGGAATCCAACAATTCCAAGATCTCTTCGTCGGTAGGGATA encodes the following:
- a CDS encoding DegV family protein encodes the protein MIKIMADSTCDLSEDILQQYDISIAPLTVTMDGNTYRDRIDISADEFYSRMENLKDPPTTGMPSPATFVDMMKEAVDKGYTEILCICMSSGTSGSYQSAALAKDYFFEEFPDSPIRIHVVDSKSMSHGSGWLIVKSARLREKGATFQELIDFNETYKTNVKHFLTVDDLDHLIRSGRLSGASAVIGKMLKLKPIMTMKDGKGSIVAKERGRKKVLSHYVKEFNRRNDDALTDFIIIGYTTDKSYADNLKTKLLEETSFEGDIYIMQMGVAVGTHVGPGGLSMFFMETGHRKDNLLINEMETLMEMKDDFLKKFSNKTNSKN
- a CDS encoding CHAD domain-containing protein → MELKLVLSEKRIKDNMKRVTADVSSWIGSMDDVELKEKTVHDIRIVLRKLKSLMYFYKPLIRKKTYQKGQKLLSDALKSFENARESAVLLSALTDYNQHVKTLDPDTQNEVLFALEQWIEHFTRIHQEETSSPDTDDPKENWHLHVENWVFLMEQKPFKKSASDTRTKKFYGKRLRQMMGEWISHHKNLDLTDDDGIHKSRIQAKRIRYMLQSMDNVIVKNSDLILPLLASYQNMAGGLHDIRRFEEMLDIPAAEEMDLARICFLAYENRRSMALRKNLGQVKKKLVKTFTKNILSC
- the atoD gene encoding acetate CoA-transferase subunit alpha, whose protein sequence is MNKQLTMEQAMEKIHNGMTLMLGGFMAVGTPEIFIDAILDKGIRDLTVICNDTGFVDKGLGRLVVEKRLRKVIASHIGTNPETGRLMNTGELEVELIPQGTLAERIRCGGYGLGGVLTPTGLGTLVEKGKQVIHANGKDYLLELPLRADVALIRGSIVDKMGNTFYNASTRNFNPLMAMAADTVIVGAQKLVEIGALDPNHVMTPGILVDYIVEGERS
- a CDS encoding SDR family NAD(P)-dependent oxidoreductase, encoding MNNEQLKNMFSLEGKLAIVTGGAGSLGEGVATGLALHGCDVVVTGRTKETLDKTVAEVEALGKKAMAIVCDVTKEDQVIEMVQKVKEVFGKIDILVTVAGIAKRHPAEDFPVDDFRQVIDINVTGTFIPCKIVGAVMKEQGYGKIITVSSVRAFAGHPGGYAAYGTSKGAVNLLTKQLATEWAKYNINVNSIAPTIFWTPLTQEVLEDEKLKKIFMDRIPMGRAALVQDMVGAAVFLGSSASDFITGQILYVDGGCTAG
- a CDS encoding 3-oxoacid CoA-transferase subunit B; amino-acid sequence: MSLEAKEIIAKRIAQELKDGDIVNLGIGLPTMVANYLPEGVHVILQSENGFVGLSEAPLPGCEDPDVVNAGGQCATINLGGAYFDSAMSFGIIRGGHVDATVLGALEVDEEGNLANYMIPGKMVPGMGGAMDLVSGAKRVIIGMVHSAKGSPKILKKCRLPLTAVGEVNLVVTEKAVIEVTSNGMVLKELAPGLDIEDILKDTEANLIISDDLKTMDLL
- a CDS encoding cupin domain-containing protein, which gives rise to MKTLKKIEFQDVKPYQAPLHFDCSTLKLHGLEETGTQKFWMGLTHFLPGGGAEYAYEDSPTEKVYVVLEGEVTVQFKDQVVVLKKYDSIFIEPFEGRSILNKTNMPATMLVVVNY
- a CDS encoding 3-hydroxyacyl-CoA dehydrogenase family protein, with translation MRKKIQQVSIFGFGLMGAGIAQALATKGIPVRVLRNPDNSDSFPIIRRNLEIMAEEGAFDPNEMDNVLNRITVYDDMETVVQEADLIIECIPEDMAMKQHLFAQLDEICKPDTILASNTSVMSITQIASKAKNKNRIVGTHFWNPPYLIPLVEIVRTEFTDEEVVDTLFDFFTDMGKKPVKVAKDVPGFLANRLQHALWREAISIVEHGIADAAAVDEAIKYSFGMRLPVLSPMENADMVGTDLTLSIHNYILQHIESSTEPSPLLVAKVEAGDLGFKTGKGFQEWSKEDIAASRERLIKYLIRVTKDNR
- a CDS encoding sigma-54 interaction domain-containing protein; this translates as MSDPHTVSLSSKTHEDILNLLAIESSDQLIDKFLHAFLDLKKEKENLEHTLKRYQQREIDAFAIGNAVSDGICIVDKDGIMVAINKGYTKITGLKDTDVVGRHVQDLINLRYFSNAVSMIVMQEKKKISALSTIMTNGKKVLITGNPFFDEEGDVVQVLTVMRDMTELLELRDRLELAETENKMYQSQINLMRGKQSNLIGSSFVIESIRKQIENVAITDATVLITGETGCGKEVVAEEIVRFSTRSEKPYVKVNCAAIPETLLESELFGYEKGAFTGASNKEKLGLFETAHQGTILLDEIGEMPMILQSKLLRVLQEKEFVRVGGTKPIKLDARIVAATNKDLAEQIAAGTFREDLYYRLNVIPISIPPLRERREDITILAYHFLEEFNKRYSKETELESGALQLIENYDWPGNVRQLMNVLERLIIMENDTRISEKKVAAVLGINSLKDHLEKIEDLPYKEALAAFERNLIESSLKRTGSTHKTAKDLGISQPTVVRKAKALGIESW